The following proteins come from a genomic window of Lytechinus pictus isolate F3 Inbred chromosome 1, Lp3.0, whole genome shotgun sequence:
- the LOC129264971 gene encoding ankyrin repeat and IBR domain-containing protein 1-like, with amino-acid sequence MGSSSSKFRKALHSGDEKTAEEIYHHSQDFQKTFDPNISYGENYDHNTALHCSCRHGMHRLVRLFLQKHNGSPIKRNMSNQTSLHCVCMSDLPRPPSSTSSYSQYYYSQPPEKKRAECLRLILNWQGIPIGNGEREKIDVNAVDDEGCTALHYAAAAGYRSLVETLLENGACLFVENGDKETPCDCAEKNRYYDIAQLLESKMVFSQMSEDEVVEELSAISYEESYVGLKPQELQEAKDALVVETADMLRVPLFTAEALLRNYEWSREVLLEEWISNPKECCEKSGVKSPDEVEHAIQDHTLTTIDNEPETRHVAEDETECDICTEVISGEESPVEMPCHHHFCKMCWERYLSGKIAEGNAHNIMCPAFECCKLVPVEIIEAIVSREIARRFLQFDIKAFVDTNPSLKWCPKVGCGQAVKLPLNTEPASPRDVSSPSAPPPMSKAVDCGRGHLFCWDCSGEPHDPCSCENWKRWSEKIAEIQPEKLNKTEEETESAANCLWLITNSKACPKCHSPIQKNEGCNHMKCTKCKHDFCWVCLEVWSKHSSETGGYFRCNRYEVVQKVEEKAEGLMSEADKRNKEMQELNRFLHYYTRFRNHENSYHLEEPLLRKAPGKMRKLACHSDAKASKEETQFIIDAIHELLAARHILKFSYPYGFYLEDRGGSKQIFEFMQNELEEASENLSQMVARNYLRTPRTKIIQAAHLTKRKRYEFLSAVSKGFLPPDVSSDSPQRRRRTSSSWSYQTWDDDSADENDEALRRAIEESIQDAMAQSQKSEQDGEDSTPDFSTSKIGSEHTQGGSSTMTAGLLRALEMSQLLLMQQTEMLDTPSTRVDQPSSSTDTEQQNAGDGSSPSTSSQRSSKLSPIRGKSPKRKDPQTSFLDSFDDDVKLAMELSLQEPSKSTKEKPRQTLAQRRSYKTATSSGHSINPEEVLLDNTPKERGTRSTSRSHGKSRSGKYIKSDRLRVIPISSGGGVTLHDSAGESEAERIRRMRKEFLEKIAGSSSKNVDTPKHSSDASLLSVGGAVASSSSTRSSTSSVKLDKATVRKKSSRSHVSSSSKSSHHLRTGRASSDPHTVAIDNTLQQIQARNLALSASVQDMTGNPAKTGDGSSSHLHVSSSSSSPVGGSPATRPKIRMDLCPISSPSLKITVPDLSTSPTTSKVHRKGLSVQHTPVKKSSLGDITSSERPHLSKPRKVSEGDVAKLIQTSGKLPSPLFSGSNQQSFLDPEPKLVEDVWKKASAEELMPSASPTLKLSLATKPLNLAEGPGGDVGLSPGNTPNFAAGSVSNVDFENGNMVHLSSVPQASSACNTDLDSSLSPSIEPLPSIPMATEARNQVEEVDPTDEKNDVWQVYI; translated from the exons ATTGTTTCTTCAGAAGCATAATGGAAGCCCTATTAAGCGTAACATGAGCAACCAAACATCTCTACATTGTGTATGCATGAGTGATCTACCCCGCCCTCCATCATCTACGTCCAGCTATTCACAGTACTATTACTCTCAACCCCCTGAGAAGAAAAGAGCAGAGTGTCTTCGTCTCATCCTCAACTGGCAAGGGATACCGATTGGCAACGGTGAAAGGGAAAAGATAGACGTCAATGCAGTAGATGAT GAAGGATGTACGGCCTTACACTATGCAGCAGCCGCTGGCTACAGATCATTAGTAGAG ACGTTATTGGAGAATGGTGCGTGTTTGTTTGTAGAGAATGGCGACAAAGAGACTCCTTGTGACTGTGCTGAAAAGAATCGATATTACGACATTGCTCAGCTTCTTGAGTCTAAAATGGTCTTTTCG CAAATGAGTGAAGATGAAGTCGTGGAGGAATTAAGTGCAATATCATATGAAGAG AGCTATGTTGGGCTGAAACCACAGGAGTTACAAGAAGCAAAGGATGCCCTCGTTGTTGAAACCGCAGATATGCTTCGTGTTCCACTTTTCACTGCTGAAGCTCTTCTCAGAAACTATG AATGGTCAAGAGAAGTTTTATTAGAAGAATGGATCTCAAATCCCAAGGAATGCTGTGAGAAATCTGGTGTGAAGTCCCCAGATGAAGTAGAACATGCAATACAAGACCATACCTTAACAACTATTGATAATGAACCTGAAACTCGGCATGTGGCAGAGGACGAAACTGAG TGTGATATATGTACAGAAGTGATATCAGGGGAAGAATCACCGGTAGAGATGCCTTGTCATCATCACTTCTGTAAAATGTGCTGGGAAAG ATATCTTTCAGGAAAGATAGCGGAGGGAAATGCTCATAACATCATGTGTCCTGCCTTTGAGTGCTGTAAACTTGTTCCAGTTGAGATCATTGAGGCTATTGTGTCCAGAGAAATAGCAAGAAGATTCTTACAGTTTGATATCAAG gccTTTGTAGACACCAATCCAAGTTTAAAGTGGTGTCCCAAGGTCGGTTGTGGTCAAGCGGTCAAGCTACCATTGAACACTGAACCTGCATCTCCAAGGGATGTATCCAGTCCGTCCGCTCCACCTCCCATGTCCAAGGCAGTTGATTGTGGGCGTGGTCATCTCTTCTGCTG ggaTTGCTCAGGAGAACCTCACGATCCTTGTAGCTGTGAGAACTGGAAAAGATGGAGTGAGAAAATAGCAGAAATACAACCAGAAAAAT TGAACAAAACAGAAGAAGAGACTGAGTCTGCTGCAAACTGCCTTTGGCTTATAACCAACTCAAAAGCCTGCCCTAAGTGCCATTCTCCTATCCAGAAAAATGAGGGATGCAATCACATGAAATGTACTAAG TGTAAACATGATTTTTGTTGGGTGTGCCTTGAAGTATGGAGTAAGCACAGCTCTGAGACGGGTGGTTATTTCCGATGCAACCGTTATGAAGTCGTTCAAAAGGTGGAAGAAAAGGCCGAGGGTCTCATGTCAGAG GCTGACAAACGTAACAAGGAGATGCAAGAGTTGAATCGTTTCCTTCATTACTATACACGATTCCGTAACCATGAGAACAGCTACCATCTAGAAGAACCTCTACTTAGAAAAGCCCCAGGGAAAATGAGGAAACTGGCCTGCCACTCGGATGCTAAAG CATCTAAAGAGGAAACACAGTTTATAATTGATGCAATCCATGAGCTCCTTGCAGCAAGGCATATACTCAAGTTCTCCTACCCTTATGGCTTTTATTTAGAGGACAGAGGGGGCagcaaacaaatatttgaatttatgcAA AACGAATTAGAGGAAGCATCAGAGAATCTATCCCAAATGGTTGCAAGGAACTACTTGAGGACACCGCGGACCAAGATCATCCAAGCAGCCCATCTTACCAAGAGGAAACGATATGAGTTTCTTTCAGCTGTCAGTAAAGGCTTTCTTCCACCGGATGTATCCTCTGATTCACCGCAAAGAAGGAGAAGAACCAGTTCATCATGGTCCTATCAGACCTGGGATGATGACTCCGCCGATGAG AATGATGAAGCTCTTAGACGTGCGATTGAAGAATCCATCCAAGATGCTATGGCACAGTCTCAGAAATCGGAACAAGATGGAGAGGATTCAACACCCGATTTCAGCACAAGCAAGATTGGGAGTGAACACACTCAAGGAG GGTCGTCCACCATGACTGCAGGGTTGTTACGTGCTTTAGAGATGTCCCAGCTTCTTCTTATGCAACAAACAGAGATGCTGGACACCCCTTCTACCAGAGTGGATCAACCCTCTTCTAGTACCGATACTGAACAACAGAATGCTGGTGATGGGAGCAGTCCATCTACAAG CTCTCAGCGCTCTTCTAAATTGTCTCCTATTAGAGGAAAGAGTCCAAAACGAAAAGATCCTCAGACCTCATTCTTAGATA gttttgatgatgatgtcaaGTTGGCCATGGAACTATCACTTCAAGAACCAAGTAAATCAACAAAAG AGAAACCAAGGCAGACCCTTGCCCAACGTAGGAGTTACAAGACAGCTACCTCAAGTGGGCATAGCATCAACCCAGAGGAGGTCTTACTCGACAATACACCCAAAGAAAGAGGGACAAGATCAACATCTCGTTCCCATGGCAAATCAAGAAGTGGCAAATACATCAAGTCAGATCGGCTACGGGTCATCCCCATTAGCAGTGGAGGAGGAGTCACCCTACATGATAGTGCAGGAGAATCAGAAGCAGAGAGGATACGTAGAATGCGAAAAGAATTTCTTGAGAAGATTGCTGGTTCATCTTCCAAGAATGTGGACACCCCAAAACACTCTTCAGACGCCAGTTTATTATCAGTCGGAGGTGCTGTTGCTTCAAGCTCTAGTACTAGATCATCCACAAGCTCTGTGAAGCTTGACAAGGCGACAGTTAGGAAAAAGAGCTCCAGGAGTCATGTTTCAAGTTCCAGTAAGAGTTCACACCACCTAAGAACTGGTCGAGCATCGAGTGACCCACACACTGTTGCCATTGATAATACATTACAGCAAATCCAGGCCAGGAACTTGGCTCTTTCAGCATCGGTCCAAGATATGACTGGAAACCCAGCAAAAACTGGTGATGGTTCATCCAGCCATTTACATGTATCAAGTAGCAGCAGTTCACCAGTTGGAGGATCTCCTGCTACAAGACCAAAGATAAGAATGGATCTGTGTCCCATCTCCTCACCTTCTCTTAAAATCACCGTCCCTGATCTATCAACTTCACCAACCACGAGCAAAGTACACAGGAAAGGCCTGTCTGTCCAACACACCCCGGTCAAGAAGTCAAGCCTGGGAGATATCACATCATCAGAGCGACCGCATCTCAGTAAACCGCGGAAGGTATCTGAAGGAGATGTTGCCAAACTGATACAGACTTCTGGTAAACTCCCTTCTCCCTTGTTTTCCGGTTCAAATCAACAATCTTTTCTAGATCCCGAGCCCAAACTGGTAGAGGATGTCTGGAAGAAAGCTTCAGCTGAGGAACTAATGCCCTCTGCGTCGCCAACATTAAAGCTTTCCTTAGCAACCAAACCTCTGAACCTTGCAGAAGGACCAGGGGGTGATGTTGGCCTGTCTCCTGGCAATACTCCTAACTTTGCTGCAGGTTCTGTCTCAAATGTAGActttgaaaatggaaacatggtTCATTTGAGCTCCGTTCCTCAAGCATCCAGTGCCTGTAATACAGATTTGGACTCGTCCTTATCCCCTTCTATAGAACCACTACCATCCATCCCCATGGCAACAGAAGCTAGAAATCAAGTTGAGGAGGTTGATCCCACAGATGAAAAgaatgatgtttggcaagtctATATATGA
- the LOC129264961 gene encoding beta-3 adrenergic receptor-like — protein sequence MAVDDSCYSMENYPPGVVILPTLFGEDIPVCYPLTDSIRISLGMVIGVTANLGALILIWFSRKQEHTPTSYNIPNVLVLVLCATDLTRLLFGESVWIVNILCGSWMGGSGSLLYSNFVSTMCLRLSGFVVIFMGVERYLSLLKPFFYDKSVTLQRIFIAIFVLIFYSFAMASLQITGQVNAESHACNLSAAYYCFTYKNSTMNWTSVIYTAYDILTVVESLANIVILVFCNVFVIRCMRQMRQRIDMVCPRNRDEYIKQVDMIRGVSAEFSRLMVGITLVFVITVIPYEGGEVSLLLNDIYADACNELYERRHSRMSEF from the coding sequence ATGGCTGTAGATGATTCGTGTTACTCGATGGAAAACTATCCACCTGGAGTCGTTATTCTGCCAACATTGTTCGGTGAGGATATACCAGTGTGTTACCCTTTAACGGATTCTATTCGAATAAGTCTTGGCATGGTTATTGGTGTTACAGCTAATCTAGGAGCGCTAATCTTGATATGGTTCAGTCGGAAACAGGAACATACCCCTACTAGTTATAACATACCTAACGTCTTAGTATTGGTTTTATGTGCTACGGACCTGACACGGTTGTTGTTTGGTGAAAGTGTCTGGATAGTGAATATTCTCTGCGGTTCTTGGATGGGAGGCTCAGGAAGTCTTCTCTATTCTAACTTTGTGAGCACCATGTGTCTTCGGTTATCAGGGTTTGTTGTCATATTCATGGGTGTCGAGCGTTACCTCAGTCTTTTAAAGCCATTCTTCTATGATAAGAGCGTGACGTTACAGCGTATATTCATCGCCATCTTTGTTCTCATCTTCTATTCCTTTGCTATGGCTTCTCTACAAATAACTGGACAAGTCAACGCCGAATCCCATGCATGCAACCTATCAGCAGCTTACTATTGTTTTACATACAAAAATTCTACGATGAATTGGACATCGGTAATATACACAGCCTATGACATTCTTACAGTTGTCGAAAGTCTTGCTAACATTGTGATTTTAGTATTTTGCAATGTGTTTGTGATACGCTGTATGAGGCAGATGCGACAAAGGATCGACATGGTGTGTCCTCGGAACAGAGATGAGTATATCAAACAAGTAGACATGATTCGAGGAGTCTCTGCTGAATTCTCCCGTCTTATGGTTGGCATTACACTTGTCTTTGTAATTACAGTCATCCCGTACGAG